Genomic window (Dasypus novemcinctus isolate mDasNov1 chromosome 10, mDasNov1.1.hap2, whole genome shotgun sequence):
TCCAGTTTCTCCAGCCTTCCTGTTCTCCTCCATGAGAAGTTCTGAGCACCATTCTCCAGCTTCCCTCCTCCCTCTACTCTGAGCCATTGCTTTGATATTTATTTGCTCTCAGTTAGTTTAGGCTAGTGACTCTTAAGACTCAGATCCTGTTTGGTCTCTGCACATCCTTTAGACCCTGGGCACCTTTACTTCCCAGAGAGACAGCTCAAAGAGAGGGAGCTGGAAAGGTCTGGGAAGTTGAGGGTGACAGGTGAACTAGGACTGGGAAGGGACCAGGCAAAGGCTGggaaggcagggctggggctgggccagcagccatcctggggaaGTGCCTAGTGGCCAGGCTTTGTCAGAGAGGACGCTCAGCATTGCTGGAGGAGAGGCTGGCGCTAGGCCTGGGCAGGCAGAAGGACGCTTGAGGCTTTCCTGAATCCTGGTTTCCAGAGGCAGGACTAGTCTTGAGGATCTGCTGGTCGCAACTGTTTTCCCCTAGGTTTTCGCTGGTGTTCTTTGACGCTGTATCTGTTACTTCCCTGGGCCTCAATTTTCTACATCTTTTTCTTGGAACTTTGGATTTTAAATTAATGTTAAAAGCTCCGATTCTAGGGAAAGAAAataggggaaaggaagggaataaggaaaggagggaaagatggaggaaaaaaattagcCTTGGGTCTCATGTTGTAGGATTCAGAAGGTATTAGGGAGTTTAGATACATCCATGAaaagcagtggttctcatttGGGGTGAGGGGGCGGGTGGCTACATTTGGCAGTGtttagagacatttttggttgttaaAACTGAGGGGCTGCTACTGTCATCTAGTGGAAAGAGGCCAGAGTTGCTACTAAACATCTACAGTGGCACAGGACAGTCAACCACAACAAAGAATTgtccagcccaaaatgtcagtagtgcagAGACTGAGCTAGCCTATGGGTTGGAGGAAGATGCTAAGGATTCTGGCTGGTCATCTAGCCCAGGGAAGTTTGGATTTGATAAGCTTGGAATAAATGTCCTTCCTGCCCCAGTCTGGACAGGCATGCTCTGGTCCTATTTCAGGCTTTTCTCCCATCCTTAATTCCCCTACCCCCTCCTTGCAGGATGTATGTTGGGGAGGAACCAAGAGACACGGAGTCTACCCTGACTCCTCTTTAAGTGCCCGACGGTAAAGTAGGCTGGAGAAAGCATGCAAGGGGTGCCAGGTTTGATATTTGGCTTTTCTCGGCAGGGCTGCAGGGCCAGCTCTGCTTAGTCAGGGCTTTGGAATGGAGACAAGTCATTTTAATAGCATTAGTGCATTACAGGAAAAGGTCTCCTCTGTTGCTGTTTGGTGTTTGGGAATCACTTAATCCAGTCCCAAATCCTTTCTTAACTCATCTTTGACTCATAAATTTACAGAGAATTTTTATTGTTCCCATTGCAGTCTAATTAGCTGTGACTGAAATCtgccacacatgcacacagacatacacacacacaccaccctaAATTCACTGGAAACTGAGAATTCTATAAGGCTTTGGAAATTGAGATGTCTGTAAGCATATAGGGTTTGTTTTTCTCTGTCCTCTGGCAGGGAAGCTTGCTCTCCCAGCAACTTTGCTTCTAGTCCTATAGTgctttcttctgtctgcttgttgaGAAGTAGGATCTGAGCTCCCTGGAATGTGAGGCTCATTCAGGGCACTCTGTAGGACAGGCATGGGGCTCAGTGGTCCCCTAAACTCAATGCAGCTACTGAACAGAAGAAGCTGGAGTGAGCCCTGCTCACACCATGTGTGTTTACCTCCAGCAAAACCTTCTTCTAATCACTGGTCACTGGGTTCCAAGTCCCAAATAGTGGTATAGTGGGGTGGGAGGATatgaaaagacaagagaagggGGAACAGAGGGCTTTATTTACTCAGAGTCAATGTAGGGGTTACCTCAGTGAAAAAGACCAAATCCCTGCACTAAAAGGATTGTTGAACAGTGAAAAGGTGAGAGCGGGGCCTGGTAAAGCACTGCTCTCTGGAGTCCTTCAGCATTCCTTCGTGCTCAtccccaaaagtggacagctgtgtGATCTGTGGAAGCCTTTCTGCTTCAAACTGTATATCTCTGGGGCTTTAGCAGCAGAGGGAGTAGAGCCAAGGAAAGGCGCCTGGTGTTGGCTTTGTCCTCTGGCTAGGCACAGGCAGGGGTAGCTGAGCCAGTCTTGTGCAATCCCTGAATTTATAAAGCAGAGGCCAGACCAGGCTGAGctgaactgggggtggggggggattcAGCTTCTGGATTCGGTGCCAGGATCTGTTTGTAGCCTTTCCACTGCAGACGGGCAGCTGCGTGACTCATGGGCTGAAGGGGCCAGGCAGAAGCCATTCTCTCTGGTTCACAGGAATTCTGCTcgtttatttgtgtgtgtgtgtgtgtgtgtgtgtatgtgagtgcgtgtatttccttcttccttctcctcctcctctaacTTTTCCTCCACTGCAGGAGATCTGCCCAAGGAGAATCCATACGAGGATGTGGACTTAAAGAGCCGAAGAGCAGGACGAAAATCCCAACTGTCTGAGAACTCCTTGGATTCTTTGCACAGGATGTGGAGTCCTCAGGATAGGAAGTACAACAACCCACCCACTCAGGTAACTGCAGTTCCAACTTGGGCCATGCTCTTGGGTCAGCACGAGGGCCACGAGAGTTCTGTCCTCTCAAGGCTTGGGCATCACTTGCACTCAGGCTTTTTCCCTCACTAGTGCCGGACAGAGGAGGCAGCTTCTGGAGACAGCTCTGCACTTGGGGACTTCTGCCATATTGAAACCCTTATGACATGGCATCCTGCCCTACCTTCTTCCTTTCAATACCTGAACTCTGAACTGCAAAACTAAGTCAGGAGCCCCTGCAGTCTCCAACTTAgcattcctcctcctccccttttatAGCAAACAGGAAGACAAGGCCCTGGTTGATCCTGTTTGAAGGCTTGCTATTCCCCCAGCTTTGGCAGAAATGATCTCAGTACTGGTATTTGGGGACTAGGTTTAGGCCCAAGGACCAGATTTGGAGAGCAAGACAGGTATCCCCAGGCCTGAAGCCCCCTCCTTTTGGATGGAGTAAGAATAAATCTTCAAGGAATAGActgagagaaggaagaatgagAAGGATGGCACAGGAGGCCTTTAGACTTCAGCTCATTCTGGTCTTGTCCAGGATTGACAGGAGGCAGAAGGATGGGGCTGCTTTCAAGAAGTTTTAAAGACTTCTTGAGGCTTTAATTCTCTATGCAAATGGAGGAACTTGGATATTTTATAATAGGAGATAGAGGATATACAAATTTCTGCTGGCTTTGGAATGAAgtgattggttttttttttaagatttatttatttatttaatctccccacccccaccccggttttctgttctctgtgtctgtttgctgcgtcttgtttcttttgtccgcttctgttgtcagcggcacgggaagtgtgggtggcgccattcctgggcaggctacactttctttcacgctgggcggctctccttacggggtgcattccttgtgcgtggtgctcccctaggcgggggacacctctgcgtggggcggcaccttgcacgcatcagcactgcgcatgggccagctccacacgggtcaaggaggcccggggtttgaaccgcagacctcccatgtggtagacggacgccctaaccactgggccaagtccatttcccgaaGTGATTGTTTTTATGAAAGATTTACCTTTCTAATGTGCTCTGTTCAAACAGGCTTCCATTGATTTTGTATGCCAGATTGGGTAGGAAGAGGAAATTGAGGGATGGGAAGGAAGGGGACTTTGTTGAAGAGTGATGAGAGGCAATCCCAGATCCAGACGATGAGTGGAGGCATGTGGTTTGCAGGGAATTCCTGCCTTTCTAGCAGTGAGCAAGACCTGCTTACAGTGGGGTGCCCTCCGCTGAAGGTTATCTATCAGTTTACATGGAAGGAGGCAGAAAGTGAATCGGGGCTAGCAAGGGGGACAGCCTGGAACCATGTGGGTGGGGGACCAACTGAGTACGTGACCTGCCTTGTCCAGACTTTGGTGGTCAGATCCCAGAGCCCTGTGTTCTCCCTAGAAGAAATGAGCTGGGCCAGGCTGTCAGGATCACCTAGCAGAGCAGGCTGGCATGCAGCTAGCAGAAACCTTTTAGGCCTGACTCGGGCTGAGGTGGTAAAGACTGGCTCCATCTTCTAGGCTCAGTACTAAGCAGAGGTCAGGAAGAGCCCTCAGAATGCTTGCTTTGTCTTCTTCCTCCACTCGGATGAGAGCCCAGTTTTCTTAGcctccactttcttttttttttctagatgcAGTACTTAAACTTCCTTTGAGAAACTGGCACCTAATCTAGCTCTGACCTGATTAGCAGCTgaggccttaaaaagagaaagcagggtAGATGGAAATTACTGGATAGGGTTGGGGAGAACCAGGGATTCTAGCCTGTGGCGTCTGTGTCCAGGCCCCAGGAGATGGGTACTGGCCAAGGCAGCTGTGGTGAACTTGTCTCCCAAATCCTCTCCCCCAGCTGTCCCTGAAACCCAGCAGCCAGTCCCTGCGTAGTGGGAACTGGTCAGAAAGGAAGAGCCACCGGTTGCCCCGATTACCCAAGAGGCACAGCCACGACGACATGCTGCTGCTGGCTCAGCTGAGCCTGCCATCTTCACCCTCCAGCCTCAATGAGGATAGCCTCAGCACCACCAGCGAGCTGCTCTCCAGCCGCCGGGCCCGCCGCATTCCTAAGGTAGCTTCTCTGACAGAGCTGGGGCTGGGCAGGTGGGTGAACTTTCTGTCCTAATCTGGGGCTGCTTCCCATTTCTCTTTGAATCAACTGAGTTCACTCACTGACCTCTCCTTTTCATCTGGTTAATCTTCTCTTCTTATCAACAAAGATGCATTAACTAACTGCCCAGATGTTAGAGGAAGGAAGGGCTAGCCTTTCCCCCAGAAAACGCTCCTTGTGTCTGGGGGATGGGAACCAGTCCTTGCAGGCTCTCATTAGTGAGATTCAGTAACAGATGGGTGTGAGTTTTGGGGTCTCTCTCTCTAtaaaaacatgtatatatataaacatgctATCAAACTTGAGCAGACTCAAACTCAAGTCTTCTTTCTGTAACTCTTAAGAATTCAGAGTTTTCAGCATTGCTTTGCATACATAGTCAGCCAGGCTCCTATCCCCAGTCCAAAGCAGCAGGATTTAGCCACATGGTATTTTTAGCCTGCAAACAATGCTTGAATATATTGGGAATTTAGCTCCTTCCTGTCGGGGCCCCAGGTTATAGCCTAGAGGGGAAAGGCTGGAATCCTTGTTCCTGTTGTTGCCTCTGAGAAGTTCTTTGTCCCAGTTGGTTCAGTGTCTCTTGGGACCCAGGAGCTCCCATCCTGTCTAGGTTGATGGTAGTTCCTTCCTCTGGGGAGCTAAGTTTAGAGCCCTTGTCTTGGGGGCAGGAGCCCACTTAGGGGGCTAGGTCAGTGGAGAGCTGCTAGGCGTGGATGTGGGCCTTCCCCTTGGGTCAGTTCAGGGGGAAACCAGTGCTGGGCCCAGCAAGTAGGGGCAGAAAGCATAGAATGGGAAGGGATGGCTCCTAATCAGCCTTCTTGGAAGAAGGGGCAGCTCATACTAGGGTCACCTCACCCTCCCTGCTTTTCTCATTCAGCTTGTCCAAAGAATTAACTCCATCTACAATGccaagagaggaaagaagaggttaAAAAAGCTGTCTATGTCCAGCATTGAGACAGCCTCACTGAGAGGTAGGCCTTGATGCCTGAGCTGGTTCTGGTATCTGGGGTCCCTGGGAATTAGGAATGGAGAGAGGTACAGACTGGCCTCAGTTTACCCTTCCATGGGTCAATCGCAGGGTCCTCCTGTCTTCTAGGAGGGTAGAGCCCTGCCATGAAGTGGCCACCTAAGAGGGAGGGCCAGAGAGGGAAGAAAGCCCTGGGATGGGTTAGTTCAGGCTTAGTGCTATAAGGCCTGAGTAAGGAGGTAGATGTGGGAATCTGCTTCTGGCAAAAGGGAAGGCCAGTTACTGAGTCCTGTGGTCTGTTTCCCATTTCAAATCTTGGCCTCCAGGAGGCAGGGTCTTTGTGTTCCAGGCCTGCAGGCTTCTCTGCTGGCCCAGTCTCCAACTCAGGCCTTCAGCTTTCCCCAGATCAGGACAGATAATAGATTAGCACCCACAGTCTGAGCTCTGAGGGACCCTGACCTCAGGGCACTCAGCTCTTGCTCACAGATGCCTGACCGTGGGCCCATAGGAGCCCAGATTAGGTACAGATTCATTCCTCATGATAAGTGATAAGAGCTGGGAGGGGGGCACAGAAAACCTTTGCGGTGGGCCAGTGGCTCAGCAAGTATGCACTCCTGCTGTTACTTTTCCAGATGAGAATAGTGAGAGCGAGAGCGACTCTGACGACAGGTTCAAAGGTGAGGCGCGGCTCTCCAAGAGCACGGAACCCTTTCCCAGCCCAGGTGGCAGAGAATCAGCTTTCCTTCCTCTGCACGTGTGGTTCCAATGTCCCAAATTGGCCTGGTTTGGGGAGGGACCAGGCAGACGGGATTCCAGGccaacagagcagggagctgtAGGGAAGTGCATTCTCACAGTCACGTGAGCTCAGCCCTTCAAGGTTAATCCAGACCTCTCCCTTCACCCAGATGTAAGGATGGTGACCCTGCCCATACTCTCTCCTGAGCCATTGCCCATGGGCATCGGGTGATAGATTTTCCTGGTAAGTGTTGTGAATCTGGAGGGACAGAGATGGGTTCAGAAGATTACAAGTACCTCTCCTGGTTGCAAGAAATGTGCCAATGACTGAGGAAACTGGCCCTCTGGTGGTCCTGAGGCTGCCCATCACTCCCGCCTCAGAGAGGAGGACGCTCGCCTTCCAGGGCTCTGGACAAAGCTCTGCACTTTCTCTACTGGGAAGCCCTGGCTAGTGCTCCCTGGGTGGCTCGAGTATATAGGCACTTGTGCCCTCCTTCCTTCTTACCCTGGTCCTTCAGGCAAATGGGCAATTGAACCTTAGGCCTGGGGACAGGGACAAGGTAACGACTCCCAAGTCCAAGGACTCTGATTGGGGCCCGAGGATGCAGCTTCATAATGTTCACAACTGTtggcgtgggggtggggcagggggtggggtgggggaggtgatcCCTCCCTGGGTTTGCCTGGCCTGGGTGGTCCTACTGGCCACAGCTCAGCCCCCAGAGGTTCCAGGAGGACCAGGCCAGTAACTTCCCATGTTAGGGCAGATTCTTTGTCAGGCATAGCCACCTTGCTTCTGCCACTTCCTCCCCCAGGCAGAGCTAGGAGAGGGTATCAGGCTAGGCTCATGCACTTAGAGGAGATCCCTGGAGATAGTCCTGAGTCAGGGGTGGAGGGGGCTCATGTGGGGCTGGTGAGGGGCCAGCCTGCCTGTCCCCTGAATTTTGACCTACCCCCAGCTCACACGCAACGCCTAGTCCACATCCAGTCCATGCTGAAGCGTGCACCCAGCTATCGGACGCTGGAACTGGAGCTGCTCGAGTGGCAGGAGCGGGAGCTTTTTGAGTACTTTGTGGTGGTGTCCCTCAAGAAGAAGCCATCCCGAAACACCTACCTCCCCGAAGTTTCCTACCAGTTTCCTAAGGTGAGGCCACCTCTCTCCCCATCTTCCCACCCCCGTCCATCATCTTCTGACTGACTAACCCATCTGGGGGAGGAGAGTGAGCCTGCTTCTGTCACAGCTCCGGGCCTGGCTCCTTAGGGCCAGGAGCGACAAAAGAGGGCTTGAGAGATTGTGAGTTTAGGCCAGTGCTTTTTCAGAGCATGAGGCCTGAGAGAGCAGCTCTCAGTGGACTTAGAATACAAGCCAAATTGTTTAGAAGGGCTACAAAGAGCCCCTGAAGGGCCCCAGCTCTCTTCTACCTTATCTCTCTCTCACTTATAAAATAGCTTTATTCGGATATAAGTCACAAGccatataatttaccatttaCAGTGTACAGTTTAGTGGTTTTTACAgaattgtgcagtcatcaccacaatcaaatttagaacattttcatcaccccaaaaagaaaccccatacccactAGCAGTCCCCatttccccgccccccccttaTCTCGTACCACTCTTTCTTTGCTAGTTGCCAGCCAGCCtgatctcctttctcttccgctAACACCCAAGTCCTTTCTCTGCTTTTGCCTCTGGCTGTGATGCTGTTTCCACCTTTTCACTTGGCTGCTGGCTCCTTTTCATTCTTAGGTTCTGCAAAATAGTACCTCCTTAGGGAGGACTTTCCAGATACCCTAAAGTAGTTCTCTGCCCCTCTCCTCCCCAGTTCTCTGTGAGACATCACTGTTTATTTCTTCTGTAGCAGCCCCTGAAAACTGTCCATTATCTCACTCTCCTGACCAGAATGAGAGACCTCGTctactttcttttccttggtTCGCCCCAGCACATAGCACAGCGCCAGGCACCACCTAGGCACTGCGCAGCCAGTAttcctgaatgaatgaatggtgatGCCACCCATATCCAGACCTCTTTATAAGCCTTAGAAGTGGGAACAAAGATTTCTGAGAGGCAGATGGTAGGATATCATCTGGGGCTTTCCGAGGAGTGGATGCTCCTCGGCCACCCACACCAACCCAAGGTTCCATGTCATTTCTTGTCTGTCTGTTCCCCATATTTCTCTTCCCTGCAGCTGGACCGACCCACCAAGCAGATgagggaggcagaggaaaggCTCAAGGCCATTCCCCAGTTCTGCTTCCCTGATGCCAAGGACTGGCTCCCTGTGTCAGAGTATAGCAGGTGAGGCCACCCTGGCCtggctggagggagggggcagagccTTCTTCACCCCCGTAGCAGTGGGCAACTGAGTGGGGCCCACCCTAGTCCAGACCTCCTCTCCTACAGCAACCTGGCCCTTCACCCCACCCCTGGGATGACAGTCTCTGTTCTTGAGGGCTGTGTCCTGGGTCCTCCGATACCTCCCTGATGCCAGACCCTTCCCTGTTCCAGTGAGaccttttctttcatgctgactGGGGAAGACGGCAGCAGGCGCTTTGGTTACTGCAGGCGCTTACTGGTGAGTAGGGCTGGCAGGCAGGGGATGGGCAGGGTGTTTTTACATGTGTGTGCCCTTCCGCAGCTTCAGCATCTGTAAAAATCTTCTGCTCCCTTGTCCTTAGGTCACCTCCCAcccgcaccccaccccaccacacacCCATTCACAGATGATGCTCTCTTACGATAGCAGTGGCCCCTCTGATTGGGCCCCAGGATCTAAGAATATCTGCAGTAAGGAGAGGGAGTAGGTCACCTTCGACTGGAATGTCTTTCTTTTTAAGCTTTCCTgtgcttttcttttccattcatttttctctGGATTCTGGGCTCTGATTGCTGCTCAGGGACCCTGCCAGGTCTTATGACCCCAGCAGTATGTGTGCATGCAGCAGATTGTGTTGGCCAGCCTGGAGTGGGGAGGAGGCCTGCCCGTGGATggatggggctgggggctgggcagcGACAGAGAAGTACCTTCTGTGGAATCCTGGGAGAGATGCCTTGAGCCCAGGGGAAAAGGATTGGGAAGGGGTAAGCCATTTCATATAGAGAGAAGTCCTTCCCTGTACTCCTTCCCACCAGGCTGAGATAGATAGAGGTGGAGGCAGAGAGAGCTAGAGGGAGAGCCGGACCCAGAGCCTGGTTCCTGCCATCCTCTCCCCTGGAGGTCACCAGGGATGTGGCTGGCTTGGGTGGTCAATGTTTTGGTGTTCCCAGGCCTTAGTGGGAGAAGGCCTTGCCTGATACCAGACTAGAGGCAGATGAGGGGGATCCTAGGCAGAGAAAATGTATTGCAGGGACCCCAAAGAAGGATTCCGGGCCAATCATTCATTCACATATTCATGCATTCAGGAACACTTATCATGCACCTGTGGAGGGTCAAGTGACATGCTTAAGGCACACAAAGATGAATTAGATGTGGATCCTGTCCTCAGGGAACTTGAGATAGTTTAGTAGAAGAGGTAGGAGGAAGGGCAGAGGGAACACTGTTTTTTAGGGCCTGCCACGCTCCAGGCCAGATGCTTTAAGATGCCATTTTCTCTAATCCCTACATTGGCCCGTGAGGTATTATTATCTCTGTTCCATAAATTAGGAACTTGAGGCTGAGAAGTTGAATGACTTGAccagggtcacacagccagcaagggaCAGAACCAGGATTGACACCAATCTCTTTAACACTGAGTGTTACTCTTGGGTCACCCCACAGGGTATTCTGGGAGAAGggatatttgaatatataatgcCCCGTGAGCCGGGCTAAGGACATGTGGTGCAGTACAGATGCCAAGAGGGGAGCCCGGCAGCGGCCAGCATGCCCCTGGATCACCTGTACCTAGAGAGGAGTATCCAAAAGGCTGCCTTGCTGGACTGTGGAAGGAGCAGGGCAGCTCCCTTGCAGCGGGCCTGCCGCCCCCAGGGAAGAGCGTGTTTGTCCTGGCGTGCTCAGAGAGGGCCTGGGCTGGGTCCCCGCCAAGGGGGCTGGCACTAGCTCGGCATTCCTGCAGATTGGACACAATGATTCTAACCCAAATCCCACATACTTGATTTAATCACTTGGGGCTTTAGGGAAGgcgggggagagggaaagaaagaggagcGAGTTTCAGACCTAATATGGACAAAAACAGATTCTGCCTTCTCCTTAGATCTGTGACGTGTGGCCAGCAGGTTTGGAGAGCGAAATAGCCCCATCTGCATTTGCTTAGCAGCCTGCATGAGGGGCCAGCAcctgctgctctgctctctcccccaCTCAGCTTTGCCAGGCTCCCCAGGCCTCTGAGCCAGAGGCAGCCGTAGAGCCCCTGCTGCCCCCTTGCTGGAGAAGTGGCTGACTCAGCCCCGCCTGCACACGGGGGCTCCAGGCCTGGGGAATTCTCAGGACAGGTCTCCTCTTCCAGCTGTCCACCTTTCCAAGTcccatttttcctttgttctcctTTATTCCATAGCATACCTCTATCCCTTTGTGtccatttccctttattcctATCAGAAGGCAGCATGTTAGAGGTAAGACAGCAAAAAGACAGGTGGATGCTGACTCTGTGACTTCTAGATATGGGACCCTGGGCAGATGCCTTAGTCTTTATgaactctgttttctcatctataaaatggggatgctTACTCAGACATAGTAAACATTGAGTTAACAGTAGTTACCTCCCTTTGTCTGTTTTCACTTTGCCTTCCTAGAATGGGAGTGGgtcaaggaagggagaaaagagcaACCAACAAAAGGGATGTTTGGCAGAATGTCCCCTGTCAGGGGCCTAAGGCTACAATGACTTGCTCCTAAGAATTGTTCACAAGCACCTCTTCTGGAGTCCCAGCCTGAGGGATGTAATTCCACAAATCACCCTATGGCCTCCACCACACTGCTTTGTCCTTGGCCAGCCTCTGCCACCATCCTCTTGCAGAGGGAGAATGGAGACTGTCTAGAGCTTGGTGGGAGCTGAGGCACCATGGGCTGGAGAGTGGCAGCCTTTCCTTTGGGACCTGATTGAGTACGGAGGTTTAGAAGGGGCTTGGAATCTTCCTCTGCTAGCAAGGCAGGGGACCTCAGAGCCTGTTCACAGTTTTGTGTGCCCAAGGCACAGGAGCCAGATGTGGTAATCATGCATTCTCTgcgtctgtctctctctcctcgTCCGGCCCAGCCAAGTGGGAAGGGACCTCGGTTGCCAGAGGTATACTGTGTCATCAGCCGCCTTGGCTGCTTCGGCCTGTTTTCCAAGGTAAGAGGGCTTCTGGCTTGCTTCCTTCCCCCTTACCCCAACTGTCATCTCCCATAGGAGTATCTGAAGCCAGCTTTGATGAAAAAACCACCTGTGTTTGtgtgagagggagaaagagaatgtAAGAGCAAGTACAAGCGAGCTCTCTGACTCCCTCCTTTTTCCCAAGCCTGACTCTCCACCTGGCTGGCTGGCATTTTCCCAGCGCCAGCACTGTCAGTGACTGCTCTTGTCACAGACCTCCCTGGGTCATAGGCATTGGCAGAATTCCTGGGGCCAGACCCCACCTTGGGGAGGCCAGGGGTGCCCATGGAGTGAGCTCTTAGGCGGTATTTCCTTTGCCCAGCTACTTAGATCCTGGAGACTGAGGCAAATACCATTTAGGGCACAGAGCAGGCACCAAGTGCCAAGGAAATGGAGAGGGCAGGGTGTGAAGATCCTGCAGGACAGTCCTCCCGTCTCCCAGCTATTGGCCCAAGCCGGTTGGACACCAGGCTGCCCTGTCCTCTGCCcgggaggtggggaagggcacCGCCCTGACACTCTCCTCTTCGGGCTGCTGGTGGTTGGCACAGATCCTAGATGAAGTGGAGCGCCGGCGGGGGATCTCCGCTGCCTTGGTCTACCCCTTCATGAGAAGCCTCATGGAGtcacccttccctgccccagggaAGACCATCAAAGTGAAGACGTTCCTGCCTGGTGCTGGCAACGAGGTAGGGGTTTTCGCTGTCTCTTCTCTGAGGCTGAGGGCTCTGTCTGGAGTAGGACCTGCTGAGACAAGGCTGCGGTCTCTGGGAGCTGTGGAGCACAGTTCCCTCCTTGCTCATCTTGCTCACGCTTAATAAAGCAATTGGGCACTGAAAAGGTGAGTGACAGAACTGTAAATGTTGCCCAACTCTGCCCC
Coding sequences:
- the DENND2B gene encoding DENN domain-containing protein 2B isoform X4; the encoded protein is MTMTANKNASITHGARGTKAPQGTLSRKSFEFEDASSLQSLYPSSPTENGTESQPKFGSKSTLEENAYEDIVGDLPKENPYEDVDLKSRRAGRKSQLSENSLDSLHRMWSPQDRKYNNPPTQLSLKPSSQSLRSGNWSERKSHRLPRLPKRHSHDDMLLLAQLSLPSSPSSLNEDSLSTTSELLSSRRARRIPKLVQRINSIYNAKRGKKRLKKLSMSSIETASLRDENSESESDSDDRFKAHTQRLVHIQSMLKRAPSYRTLELELLEWQERELFEYFVVVSLKKKPSRNTYLPEVSYQFPKLDRPTKQMREAEERLKAIPQFCFPDAKDWLPVSEYSSETFSFMLTGEDGSRRFGYCRRLLPSGKGPRLPEVYCVISRLGCFGLFSKILDEVERRRGISAALVYPFMRSLMESPFPAPGKTIKVKTFLPGAGNEVLELRRPMDSRLEHVDFECLFTCLSVRQLIRIFASLLLERRVIFVADKLSTLSSCSHAVVALLYPFSWQHTFIPVLPASMIDIVCCPTPFLVGLLSSSLPKLKELPVEEALMVNLGSDRFIRQMDDEDTLLPRKLQAALEQALERKNELISQDSDSDSDDECNTLNGLVSEVFIRFFVETIGHYSLFLTQSEKGERAFQREAFRKSVASKSIRRFLEVFMESQMFAGFIQDRELRKCRAKGLFEQRVEQYLEELPDTEQSGMNKFLRGLGNKMKFLHKKN